In Thermus filiformis, one DNA window encodes the following:
- a CDS encoding uracil-xanthine permease family protein yields the protein MTPRNLVLGLQHTVAMFGATVLVPLLTGLNPSVALFTAGAGTLVFHLVTGGRVPVFLGSSFAFIAPILAAKEAGFSLAQVGGGIAAAGLVYALFALLVYGIGPEKVRRLFPPVVTGPVIVVIGLTLAPVAVEMASKDWLLALVTFGAAIVAAVFFRGLFQMIPVLIGVGTGYLVALLLGRVNLAPLAEAAWVGWPAFTLAQFEWGAVLLIAPVAFVTVMEHIGDILTNGRVVGQDFFKRPGLHRTLLGDGLATSLAGLLGGPANTTYSENTGVLAVTRVYDPAILRIAALFAILLSLSPKLAALLQTLPTGVLGGISMLLFGMIASIGIRTLAEAEIDFTHSRNLIVVSAVLVLGLGGAVANLGTVSVAGAQVPLKVSGMALAALAGVALNLLLPRHLEPPALEVEEESLP from the coding sequence ATGACGCCAAGAAACTTGGTATTGGGCCTCCAACATACGGTGGCCATGTTCGGGGCCACGGTTCTGGTCCCCCTCCTCACCGGGCTCAACCCCTCGGTGGCCCTCTTCACCGCGGGGGCGGGGACCCTGGTCTTCCACCTGGTCACGGGGGGAAGGGTGCCGGTCTTTTTGGGCTCGAGCTTCGCCTTCATCGCCCCCATCCTCGCGGCCAAGGAGGCGGGGTTCTCCCTAGCCCAGGTGGGGGGTGGGATCGCGGCGGCGGGCCTGGTCTACGCCCTTTTCGCCCTCCTGGTCTATGGGATCGGACCGGAGAAGGTGCGCCGCCTCTTTCCGCCCGTGGTCACCGGGCCGGTGATCGTGGTCATCGGCCTGACCCTGGCCCCGGTGGCGGTGGAGATGGCCTCCAAGGACTGGCTTCTGGCCCTGGTCACCTTCGGAGCGGCCATCGTGGCCGCCGTCTTCTTCCGGGGGCTTTTCCAGATGATCCCCGTGCTCATCGGGGTGGGGACGGGGTACCTGGTGGCCCTCCTTCTGGGCCGCGTCAACCTCGCCCCCCTCGCGGAAGCGGCCTGGGTGGGGTGGCCCGCCTTCACCCTGGCCCAGTTTGAGTGGGGGGCCGTCCTCCTCATCGCCCCCGTGGCCTTCGTCACGGTGATGGAGCACATCGGGGACATCCTGACCAACGGGCGGGTGGTGGGGCAGGACTTCTTCAAGCGTCCGGGCCTCCACCGCACCCTCCTGGGGGACGGCCTCGCCACCAGCCTGGCGGGGCTTCTCGGGGGGCCTGCCAACACCACCTACTCCGAGAACACCGGGGTCCTGGCGGTGACCCGGGTCTACGACCCGGCCATCTTGCGCATCGCCGCCCTTTTCGCCATCCTCCTCTCCCTAAGCCCCAAGCTCGCCGCCCTCCTCCAGACCCTGCCCACGGGGGTTTTGGGGGGGATCTCCATGCTCCTCTTCGGGATGATCGCCTCCATCGGCATCCGCACCCTGGCGGAAGCGGAGATTGACTTCACCCACAGCCGGAACCTGATCGTGGTCTCGGCCGTCCTGGTCCTGGGCCTGGGGGGCGCGGTGGCCAACCTGGGCACCGTGTCCGTGGCGGGGGCCCAGGTGCCCCTCAAGGTGAGCGGGATGGCCCTGGCCGCCTTGGCGGGAGTGGCGCTGAACCTTCTTCTGCCTCGCCACCTCGAGCCCCCGGCGCTCGAGGTGGAAGAAGAAAGCCTACCCTAA